One Blattabacterium cuenoti DNA window includes the following coding sequences:
- the recA gene encoding recombinase RecA, giving the protein MKEKNEQKKKFLESILEKMDKMYGKGTVMRMGESGLKNLEIISSGSISLDIALGIKGFPKGRIIEIFGPESSGKTTLALHAINQSQKSGGYASFIDTEHAFDCFYAEKIGINTKELIISQPDNGEQALEIVDNLIKSGVIDMVVVDSVAALTPKSEIDGEMGESKIGLQARLMSQALRKLTSSIGKSKSILIFINQLREKIGSYGNPEVTTGGNALKFYSSIRIDIRKGAPIKTGDKIIGNRTRVKIVKNKLSPPFGIAEFDIVYGEGISKTGEILDIGVNLGIIKKSGTWFKYKNLSLGQGRDSAKEFLKEKNNIFNEIKKNIINQC; this is encoded by the coding sequence ATGAAAGAAAAAAATGAACAAAAAAAAAAATTTCTAGAATCTATTTTAGAAAAAATGGATAAAATGTATGGTAAAGGAACGGTTATGCGTATGGGAGAGTCCGGATTGAAAAATTTAGAAATTATTTCATCTGGATCAATTAGTTTAGATATAGCATTAGGAATAAAAGGATTTCCAAAAGGTCGTATCATTGAAATATTTGGACCAGAATCATCTGGAAAAACAACTTTAGCACTTCATGCTATAAACCAAAGCCAAAAATCTGGAGGGTATGCTAGTTTTATTGATACAGAACATGCATTTGATTGTTTTTATGCAGAAAAAATAGGAATAAATACAAAAGAATTAATTATATCTCAACCAGATAATGGAGAACAAGCTTTAGAAATAGTAGATAACTTAATTAAATCTGGGGTTATTGATATGGTAGTAGTAGATTCTGTAGCAGCACTTACTCCAAAAAGTGAAATAGATGGAGAAATGGGAGAATCAAAAATAGGATTACAAGCAAGATTAATGTCCCAAGCATTGAGAAAACTAACATCTAGTATAGGAAAATCTAAAAGTATATTAATATTTATTAATCAATTAAGAGAAAAAATAGGATCATATGGTAATCCTGAAGTAACTACAGGTGGAAATGCATTAAAATTTTATTCTTCGATAAGGATAGATATAAGGAAAGGAGCCCCTATTAAGACTGGAGATAAAATAATAGGAAATAGAACTAGAGTAAAAATTGTTAAAAATAAATTATCTCCTCCTTTTGGAATTGCTGAATTTGATATTGTATACGGAGAAGGAATTTCAAAAACAGGAGAAATTTTAGATATAGGTGTGAATTTAGGAATAATCAAAAAAAGTGGAACTTGGTTTAAGTATAAAAATCTATCCTTGGGACAAGGAAGAGATTCCGCAAAAGAATTTCTAAAAGAAAAAAATAATATTTTTAATGAGATAAAAAAAAATATAATAAATCAATGTTAA
- a CDS encoding MBL fold metallo-hydrolase: MKITFLGTGNSQGIPMIGSNHPVCLSKNIKDKRMRSSILIEINYQYFLIDCGPDFRHQMLKNNFNQLDAVLITHEHYDHIGGIEDIRPLNFIEKKIKSIPIYGLNRVLKNIKKRFFYIFSNSSENNKKNILKVSFHQIENYCDYFYILDIKIYPLFVWHGCLSILGFRIKNVAYITDASIIPNNTINKLKGLDILILNILRKKSYKNPFSLLETLNIIRIIKPKKTYITHISNKLGFHEKIEKKLPKNVYLAYDGLVL; the protein is encoded by the coding sequence ATGAAAATTACTTTTTTAGGAACTGGAAATTCTCAGGGGATACCAATGATTGGTTCCAATCATCCTGTATGTTTATCTAAAAATATAAAGGATAAAAGAATGAGAAGTTCAATACTAATTGAAATTAATTATCAATATTTTTTAATAGATTGTGGACCTGATTTTCGACATCAAATGTTAAAAAATAATTTTAATCAATTAGATGCTGTTTTAATAACACATGAACATTATGATCACATAGGAGGAATAGAAGATATAAGACCTTTAAATTTTATTGAAAAAAAAATAAAATCTATTCCTATTTACGGGTTAAATAGAGTATTAAAAAATATAAAAAAAAGATTTTTTTATATTTTTTCTAATAGTTCAGAAAATAATAAAAAAAATATTTTAAAAGTTTCATTTCATCAAATAGAGAACTATTGTGATTATTTTTATATTTTAGACATAAAAATATATCCATTATTTGTATGGCATGGATGTTTATCTATTTTGGGATTCCGTATAAAAAATGTCGCATATATAACAGATGCAAGTATTATACCAAATAATACAATTAATAAATTAAAAGGATTAGATATTTTAATTTTAAATATTCTAAGAAAAAAATCATATAAAAATCCTTTTTCACTTTTAGAAACCTTAAACATTATTCGTATTATTAAACCTAAAAAAACTTATATAACACATATTAGTAATAAATTAGGATTTCATGAGAAAATAGAAAAAAAATTACCAAAAAATGTTTATTTAGCTTATGATGGTTTAGTTTTATAG
- a CDS encoding cytochrome c biogenesis protein ResB — protein sequence MNFLKKIFFSNKITSILFLLLSFSMGIATFLEKKYSTDFAKIFIYESKWFEIIILLIIINLIGNIYKYKLWNKKKFPILIFHLSFILIIIGGFLSRYFSYEGIVSLREGNTTNKINSQKSYIKLNVSKKNYKKFYYDPYVISNFHNNYEKKFIVNKNPLKIKIIKFISCPKIILSKKNPLEKIIKIIYLNKNNREESFIKNKNEINIDKIPFSFNKTISHGIIIFEKKGMVYIKSSFTGKKINMINGKISLIIKNKSEILDKRSLYEIKINSHKKINWVIPDDIVKGELKYIDSCNEKDNNKNIIIAEIFFKKKRKRIIFTGGKNSIIMSHPISINNYKISVGYGSILLNLPFYLHLNKFELKNYPGSDFPSSFMSSITIKDKNINNNYLIYMNNVLDYKGYRFFQSGYDFDKKGTHLFVNNNYWGTFFSYTGYTFMSIGMFLNFFWKGTRFYHLRKQMNYVKK from the coding sequence ATGAATTTTTTAAAAAAAATTTTTTTTTCAAATAAAATCACATCTATCTTATTCTTATTATTATCATTTTCAATGGGAATAGCTACGTTTTTGGAAAAAAAATATTCAACTGATTTTGCTAAAATATTCATATATGAATCAAAATGGTTTGAGATTATTATATTATTAATTATAATAAATTTAATTGGAAATATATATAAATATAAATTATGGAATAAAAAAAAATTTCCAATATTAATTTTTCATTTATCATTCATATTAATTATCATTGGAGGATTTTTATCAAGATATTTTAGTTATGAAGGAATAGTCTCATTAAGAGAAGGAAATACTACTAATAAAATTAACTCTCAAAAAAGTTATATAAAACTAAATGTAAGTAAAAAAAATTATAAAAAATTTTATTATGATCCTTATGTAATTTCTAATTTTCATAATAATTATGAAAAAAAATTTATTGTTAATAAAAATCCATTAAAAATAAAAATTATAAAATTCATTTCTTGTCCAAAAATAATTTTATCAAAAAAAAATCCATTAGAAAAAATTATAAAAATTATATATCTAAACAAAAACAATAGAGAAGAGTCATTTATTAAAAATAAAAATGAAATAAATATAGATAAAATTCCTTTTTCTTTCAATAAAACAATATCTCATGGAATTATAATTTTTGAAAAAAAAGGAATGGTTTATATTAAATCCTCATTTACAGGTAAAAAAATAAATATGATCAATGGAAAAATATCTTTAATAATTAAAAATAAATCTGAAATTTTAGATAAAAGATCTTTGTATGAAATTAAAATTAATTCTCATAAAAAAATTAATTGGGTAATACCTGATGATATAGTTAAAGGAGAATTAAAATATATAGATTCATGCAATGAAAAGGATAATAATAAAAATATTATAATAGCAGAAATTTTTTTTAAAAAAAAACGAAAAAGGATAATATTTACTGGAGGTAAAAATTCTATTATAATGAGTCATCCTATATCTATAAATAATTATAAAATATCTGTAGGATATGGTTCAATATTATTAAATTTACCGTTCTATTTACATTTAAATAAATTTGAATTAAAAAACTATCCAGGATCTGACTTTCCATCATCTTTTATGAGTTCTATCACTATTAAAGACAAAAACATTAATAATAATTATTTGATCTATATGAATAATGTATTAGACTATAAAGGATATAGATTTTTTCAATCTGGATATGATTTTGACAAAAAGGGAACTCATCTTTTTGTGAATAATAACTATTGGGGAACTTTTTTTTCTTATACGGGTTATACATTTATGAGTATTGGAATGTTTTTAAATTTTTTTTGGAAAGGAACTAGATTTTATCATTTAAGAAAACAAATGAATTATGTTAAAAAATGA
- a CDS encoding cytochrome c biogenesis protein, with protein MLKNEKLLSFLFILFFLFFHEETYSKYQINNFKKNYYDIENLSDSIHIPKNHSENFGKLLIQDPKGRIKPINTMAIELLRKIFKKDTIGNLDANQWFISIHQDNIFWMKVPFIKIDKKVKNEILNKINLKNYKKDYVSLINFYEINPYTLKLKFLLKEDYNNSFSKNPINRNEYDKSIIHIVEKIGIIHEIFQGKYIRIFPIINDNNHTWSSWIRPDNNKLYPLGLSMFNRYLKSIIISQNEKNWEIANKEIDKIKLFQLKNSKLILPSANKINAEVIYNKLNIFYYLSFIYMILGTIIIINSFIEIFIKKKLLNILYKISLIILLILFVLDSIGLITRWYISNHAPWTNGYESALFISWSVLAIGFLFQKDKFLIGVISLISSILLMIAHGSAMDPEITNLVPVLKSFWLIIHVATITSSYGFFFTGSILGFLVLIFFILKKIFPYKKNKISIQINRLTIINELCLTIGIFLLTIGTFLGSVWANNSWGRYWSWDPKETWAMISIMIYAFVLHIRLIPSMKNQIIFNFFSILSISSIIMTYFGVNYYLSGLHSYAKEDSIPIPNWIYFSLIILFITTTIAYFFEKQNQKNNF; from the coding sequence ATGTTAAAAAATGAAAAATTATTATCATTTTTATTTATATTATTTTTTCTCTTCTTTCATGAAGAAACATATTCAAAATATCAAATAAATAATTTTAAAAAAAATTATTACGATATAGAAAATTTATCCGATTCTATTCATATTCCAAAAAATCATTCTGAAAATTTTGGGAAATTATTGATACAAGATCCTAAAGGAAGGATAAAACCAATCAATACTATGGCTATAGAATTATTAAGAAAAATCTTTAAGAAAGATACTATAGGTAATTTAGATGCTAATCAATGGTTTATATCTATTCATCAAGATAATATTTTTTGGATGAAAGTACCTTTTATAAAAATAGATAAAAAGGTAAAAAATGAAATATTAAATAAAATAAATTTAAAAAATTATAAAAAGGATTATGTTTCTTTAATAAATTTCTACGAAATAAACCCTTATACATTAAAATTAAAATTCCTTTTAAAAGAAGATTATAATAATTCTTTTTCTAAAAATCCAATTAATAGAAATGAATATGATAAATCAATTATTCATATAGTAGAAAAAATAGGGATTATTCATGAAATTTTTCAAGGAAAATATATAAGGATTTTTCCAATAATTAATGACAATAACCATACTTGGTCAAGTTGGATAAGACCAGATAATAATAAATTGTATCCATTAGGTTTATCGATGTTTAATCGTTATTTGAAATCTATTATTATTTCTCAAAATGAAAAAAATTGGGAAATAGCAAACAAAGAAATAGATAAAATAAAATTATTTCAGTTAAAAAATTCTAAATTAATTTTACCTTCTGCAAATAAGATTAATGCAGAAGTAATTTATAATAAATTAAATATATTTTATTATTTATCTTTCATATATATGATATTAGGAACAATTATTATTATAAATTCTTTCATAGAAATTTTTATAAAAAAAAAATTATTAAATATTTTATATAAGATATCTCTGATTATTTTATTAATTCTATTTGTTTTAGATTCTATTGGATTAATTACTAGATGGTATATTTCTAATCATGCTCCATGGACAAATGGATATGAATCTGCATTATTTATTAGTTGGAGTGTATTAGCAATAGGGTTTTTATTCCAAAAAGATAAATTTTTAATAGGGGTTATATCCTTAATTTCATCAATTTTATTAATGATTGCGCATGGAAGCGCAATGGATCCAGAAATTACAAATTTAGTTCCAGTATTAAAATCATTTTGGTTAATTATACACGTTGCTACTATAACATCCAGTTATGGATTTTTTTTTACTGGATCTATACTAGGTTTTTTAGTTTTAATTTTTTTTATATTAAAAAAAATTTTTCCTTATAAAAAAAATAAAATTTCCATTCAAATAAATAGATTAACTATAATTAATGAACTATGTCTTACGATAGGTATATTTTTATTAACTATAGGAACATTTTTAGGGTCAGTTTGGGCTAATAATAGTTGGGGGAGATATTGGAGTTGGGATCCAAAAGAAACTTGGGCAATGATTAGTATTATGATCTATGCTTTTGTTTTACACATTCGATTAATTCCATCAATGAAAAATCAAATTATTTTTAATTTTTTTAGTATTTTATCAATAAGTTCCATTATCATGACTTATTTTGGAGTCAATTATTATTTATCAGGTCTTCATTCTTATGCAAAAGAAGATTCTATTCCTATTCCTAATTGGATATATTTTAGTCTAATTATACTATTTATTACCACTACAATTGCTTATTTTTTTGAAAAACAAAATCAAAAAAATAATTTTTAA
- a CDS encoding lysophospholipid acyltransferase family protein: MYKKKKNLFRDVFGNFYFIKRFLIFILGLLSYNRYNGFNKLLLKGTEYIKNLPDKKVLFISNHQTYFADVFAMFHVFCSIKNGFINTIHNPIYLLNPKVNLYYVADEETMNKNFLSKLFIYLGGITVKRIWKKNKKINYSLNMSEISRMGKALDDGWLITFPQGTTKAFAPGRRGIVHVIRKYNPIVVPIVIEGFYDTYDKKGFNIKKKGGLQKMTFKEPIKIDLKKETTNNIMEKIMDSIEQSKKFKIKNVKSF; the protein is encoded by the coding sequence GTGTATAAAAAAAAGAAGAATTTATTTAGAGATGTGTTTGGTAATTTCTATTTTATAAAAAGGTTTTTAATATTTATTTTGGGATTATTATCTTATAACAGATATAATGGTTTCAATAAATTATTATTAAAAGGAACAGAATATATTAAAAATCTTCCTGATAAAAAAGTACTTTTTATATCAAATCATCAAACTTATTTTGCTGACGTATTTGCAATGTTTCATGTATTTTGTAGTATAAAAAATGGTTTTATAAATACTATCCATAATCCTATATATTTATTAAATCCTAAAGTTAATTTATATTATGTAGCAGATGAAGAAACTATGAACAAAAATTTTTTATCAAAATTATTTATTTATTTAGGAGGTATTACTGTAAAAAGAATATGGAAAAAAAACAAAAAAATTAATTATTCATTAAATATGTCAGAAATTTCTAGAATGGGAAAAGCTTTAGATGATGGATGGTTAATTACCTTTCCTCAAGGAACTACAAAAGCATTTGCACCGGGAAGAAGAGGTATTGTACATGTGATAAGAAAATATAATCCTATTGTTGTTCCTATTGTTATAGAAGGATTTTATGATACCTATGATAAAAAAGGATTTAATATAAAAAAAAAGGGAGGGTTACAAAAAATGACTTTTAAAGAACCTATTAAAATTGATCTTAAGAAAGAAACTACAAATAATATTATGGAAAAAATAATGGATTCTATAGAACAATCTAAAAAATTTAAAATTAAGAATGTAAAATCTTTTTAA
- the alaS gene encoding alanine--tRNA ligase yields the protein MEYEKIKNIFIDFFKKKKHKIYPSFPICLNNDNSSNLFVNSGMNHFKDYFLGHKIPYYPRVANIQRCIRVTGKHNDFEQVGYDNYHHTMFEMMGNWSFGDYSREKAIEWAWELLINVYGISKNDIYITIFQGDDKDKLSLDKESLKYWRSFIHKDHILFFGKKDNFWEMGDHGPCGPCTEIHVDLRNNKEKSKLLGKNLINKNHPKVIEIWNIVFIEYSRKLDSKLESLPIKHVDTGMGLERLCMVLQNKSSSYQTDIFFPIIDYINNYIKNNFYKTLNLQQNISIQIVVDHLRAIIFSIYDGQIPSNKESGYIVRKILRRAIIHVYFYLKIKIPFIYIFADLIIKKFLPKNINKKKYIINIIRDEESSFINVIKNGCKKISHIIKYNKEKKEKIIDGNVIFKLHDTYGFPIEISKILIKKHNLLIDEKTFKKKLLEQKNKSRKYNNIIIMDSWVYLNKNKKFKNVKNSFIGYHTLNCKICIIQYRKIFNKLEQKNYYELVFDRTPFYPEKGGQIGDTGIITNNDQEVINIINTKVINDTIIHTVNQLPIHIKSTFNSFVDKNRRVEIECNHTATHLLYFSLKKILGNHIEQKGSYIDNDYLRFDFSHNEKISYNKLIDIENFVQELIFSSISIEENSFSSIEIKKNIPSLNKEILKEKYKKHKKLRIISFGNSHEFCIGTHVKNTGLIQVFKILTENSISYGIRRIKAVTYKKAIKYLINSYNELNSIRKKFNCYNITKMIFNLKNKNKDLSKKISGIYLDKIKSIKNKYKTKMIYLNNIKYICHIFSEKEKEENKNENFIKKIGMDLIKKIPSLFMFTGFIKNGKYFIFVFISDNIIKIYRISANEVMNKIIKNKYGVKSWGKNNFSFVIGENKNDIKSILDNMMIYIEKTFNNKK from the coding sequence ATGGAATACGAAAAAATAAAAAATATTTTTATTGATTTTTTTAAAAAAAAAAAACATAAAATTTATCCTTCCTTTCCTATTTGTTTAAATAATGATAATTCATCCAATTTATTTGTAAACTCAGGAATGAATCATTTTAAAGACTATTTTTTAGGACATAAAATTCCATATTATCCTAGAGTCGCTAATATACAAAGATGTATTAGAGTTACAGGAAAACATAATGATTTCGAACAAGTAGGATATGATAATTATCATCATACTATGTTTGAAATGATGGGAAATTGGTCATTTGGAGATTACTCAAGAGAAAAAGCTATAGAATGGGCATGGGAATTATTAATTAATGTCTATGGTATATCTAAAAATGATATATACATTACTATATTTCAAGGTGATGATAAAGATAAATTATCTTTAGATAAAGAAAGTTTGAAATATTGGAGATCTTTTATTCATAAAGATCATATACTATTTTTTGGAAAAAAGGATAATTTTTGGGAAATGGGAGACCATGGCCCATGTGGCCCTTGCACAGAAATTCATGTAGATTTACGTAATAATAAAGAAAAATCTAAACTTTTAGGAAAAAATCTTATCAATAAAAATCATCCTAAAGTAATAGAAATATGGAATATAGTATTCATAGAATATTCAAGAAAATTAGATTCTAAATTAGAATCTCTTCCAATAAAACATGTAGATACAGGTATGGGGTTAGAAAGATTATGTATGGTATTACAAAATAAAAGTTCTAGTTATCAAACAGATATATTTTTTCCAATTATTGATTATATAAATAATTATATAAAAAATAATTTCTATAAAACATTAAATTTACAACAAAATATATCTATACAAATAGTTGTTGATCATTTAAGAGCTATAATATTTTCTATATATGATGGACAAATTCCTTCAAATAAAGAATCAGGATATATAGTAAGAAAAATTTTACGTAGAGCAATTATCCATGTTTATTTTTACTTGAAAATAAAAATTCCTTTTATATATATTTTTGCTGATCTTATTATAAAAAAATTTTTGCCAAAAAATATAAACAAAAAAAAATATATAATTAATATAATTCGAGATGAAGAATCTTCATTTATTAACGTTATTAAAAATGGATGTAAAAAAATTTCCCATATTATTAAATATAATAAAGAAAAAAAAGAAAAAATTATTGATGGAAATGTAATATTTAAATTACATGATACTTATGGATTCCCAATAGAAATATCTAAAATATTAATAAAAAAACATAATTTATTAATTGATGAAAAAACATTTAAAAAAAAATTATTAGAACAAAAAAATAAATCTAGAAAGTATAATAACATAATTATAATGGATTCTTGGGTATATTTAAATAAAAATAAAAAATTTAAAAACGTTAAAAATTCATTCATAGGATATCATACTTTAAATTGTAAAATTTGTATAATACAATATAGAAAAATTTTTAATAAATTAGAACAAAAAAATTATTATGAACTGGTTTTTGATAGAACTCCTTTCTATCCTGAAAAAGGTGGGCAAATAGGAGATACTGGGATTATTACAAATAATGATCAAGAAGTAATTAATATTATTAATACAAAAGTTATAAATGATACGATCATACATACTGTAAATCAATTACCAATTCATATCAAATCCACCTTTAATTCTTTTGTTGATAAAAATAGAAGAGTAGAAATAGAATGTAATCATACAGCTACTCATTTATTGTACTTTTCATTAAAAAAAATTTTAGGTAATCATATTGAACAAAAGGGTTCTTATATAGATAATGATTATTTACGATTTGATTTTTCTCACAATGAAAAAATATCCTATAATAAATTAATTGATATAGAAAATTTTGTTCAAGAATTAATTTTTTCATCTATTTCTATAGAAGAAAATTCTTTTTCTTCTATAGAAATAAAAAAGAATATACCTTCTTTAAACAAAGAAATACTTAAAGAAAAATATAAAAAACATAAAAAATTACGTATAATTTCTTTTGGAAATTCTCATGAATTTTGTATAGGTACACATGTAAAAAATACCGGATTAATTCAAGTATTTAAAATATTAACAGAAAATTCTATTTCTTATGGAATAAGAAGGATAAAAGCTGTTACCTATAAAAAAGCGATTAAATATTTAATAAATTCTTATAATGAATTAAATTCTATAAGAAAAAAATTTAATTGTTACAATATAACAAAAATGATTTTTAATCTAAAAAATAAAAATAAAGATTTATCAAAAAAAATATCGGGGATATATTTAGATAAAATAAAATCTATTAAAAATAAATATAAAACAAAAATGATATATCTAAATAATATAAAATATATATGCCATATTTTTTCTGAAAAAGAAAAAGAAGAAAATAAAAATGAAAATTTTATTAAAAAAATTGGAATGGATTTAATAAAAAAAATTCCAAGTTTATTTATGTTTACTGGATTCATAAAAAATGGAAAATATTTTATATTCGTTTTTATATCGGATAATATAATAAAAATATATAGAATTAGTGCTAATGAAGTAATGAATAAAATTATTAAAAATAAATATGGGGTAAAATCATGGGGTAAAAATAATTTTTCTTTTGTAATTGGTGAAAATAAAAATGATATAAAATCTATATTAGATAATATGATGATATATATAGAAAAGACATTTAACAATAAAAAATAA